One Thermodesulfobacteriota bacterium genomic region harbors:
- a CDS encoding DM13 domain-containing protein has product MRKLIIALGLVVIVIAWYLFRPEKLFINENVNEGLVTASSGQSDSPRLITEGIFHGVAHETKGTASIYELPDGKRVLRLTGFETSNGPDVRVFLGAAQDANDNDTVTNAGYIELGALKGNIGDQNYEIPADVTLADYHSVTIWCKRFGVNFGTAPLIASN; this is encoded by the coding sequence ATGAGAAAGTTGATTATAGCATTGGGGCTAGTAGTGATAGTAATTGCCTGGTATCTGTTCAGACCTGAAAAGCTGTTTATAAACGAGAACGTGAACGAGGGTCTTGTGACCGCTTCGTCAGGGCAGAGCGATTCACCCAGGCTGATTACGGAAGGGATTTTTCACGGCGTCGCGCACGAGACAAAGGGTACGGCTTCTATATACGAGCTCCCCGACGGAAAGCGGGTGCTGCGTCTGACCGGTTTCGAGACGTCGAACGGCCCCGACGTCCGTGTATTTTTGGGCGCGGCTCAGGACGCAAACGATAACGACACCGTGACAAACGCTGGATACATAGAGCTGGGAGCGCTTAAAGGCAATATCGGCGATCAGAACTACGAAATACCGGCAGATGTAACCCTCGCGGACTACCACTCGGTTACTATCTGGTGCAAGCGTTTCGGTGTGAACTTCGGCACCGCACCGCTCATCGCGTCCAACTAA
- a CDS encoding SMP-30/gluconolactonase/LRE family protein, whose translation MPHSKRYGLKTTLRLLHITLMLYAAAFLSLFTEPSFGADEPPPTVTKIQRLDPRINAIIPKDATLEKIADGFAWVEGPVWNKEGGFLLFSDIPNNAVFKWEDGKGVSLFLKPSGYTGKEPFNGKEPGSNGLAMDGAGMLLLAEHGDRRITKLQEDGTKTVVIDKYEGKRLNSPNDLVLKSNGDLYFTDPPFGLPGTFDDPAKELPFQGVYRVSADGRVTLITSGIKAPNGIAFSPDEKTLYITDVSPERPAWLAYDVNDDGTISNGRVFHDAAEFARTNKGAPDGMKTDKHGNVFGAGPGGVYIFSPDATHLGTIRTGVPTSNVNWGDDGSSLYITASTAVYRIKLSTTGPGY comes from the coding sequence ATGCCTCACTCGAAGAGGTACGGACTGAAAACCACTTTAAGGCTGCTGCATATAACCCTCATGTTATATGCAGCGGCTTTTTTATCCTTATTCACAGAACCTTCCTTCGGTGCTGACGAGCCGCCGCCCACCGTAACCAAAATTCAAAGACTCGACCCGCGGATCAATGCCATTATCCCCAAAGACGCGACGCTCGAGAAAATCGCCGACGGCTTCGCGTGGGTCGAAGGGCCCGTCTGGAATAAGGAAGGCGGATTCCTCCTCTTCTCGGATATCCCGAATAACGCGGTATTCAAGTGGGAAGATGGGAAGGGTGTCTCCCTCTTTCTCAAACCGAGCGGTTATACTGGAAAAGAGCCGTTTAATGGAAAAGAGCCCGGCTCGAACGGCCTCGCTATGGATGGAGCGGGAATGCTCCTCCTCGCAGAGCACGGAGACAGACGGATCACCAAACTGCAGGAAGACGGAACAAAAACAGTGGTGATAGATAAGTACGAGGGGAAAAGGCTCAACAGCCCTAACGACCTCGTATTGAAATCAAACGGCGACCTATATTTCACAGACCCGCCCTTCGGCCTCCCCGGAACGTTCGACGACCCGGCAAAAGAGCTCCCCTTCCAGGGCGTGTACAGGGTCTCCGCAGACGGGCGTGTTACTTTAATCACTTCCGGGATCAAAGCGCCTAACGGCATCGCGTTCTCTCCGGACGAAAAAACCCTGTATATCACGGACGTAAGCCCGGAGAGGCCAGCATGGCTCGCGTATGACGTCAACGACGACGGTACGATCTCGAACGGAAGGGTATTCCACGATGCTGCGGAATTCGCAAGAACGAATAAAGGCGCGCCTGACGGAATGAAAACGGATAAGCACGGCAATGTGTTCGGTGCGGGACCGGGCGGCGTATATATATTCTCTCCCGACGCGACGCACCTCGGCACCATAAGGACGGGCGTGCCGACTTCGAACGTGAATTGGGGCGATGACGGCTCCTCCCTCTACATAACCGCAAGCACGGCTGTATACAGGATCAAGCTCAGCACGACCGGGCCCGGTTACTAA
- a CDS encoding TMEM175 family protein, whose product MNIQAKPFELGKNRIEALSDGIFAIVMTLLVFELKTSDLPRHASNIQLAPALFEMWPMFLSYVVSFIGLGIYWVAHHYMYHSIRHSDRTLLWLNILFFMFVSLLPFSTSLINSFGQTQIAPLFFGANLTLIGWTLYFQWVYASSKPDLMADFVTREYADSVRFRFLIIPVIATIAMLVCFWSVEILLIVYALLLPFYTLTGKLSPQAASR is encoded by the coding sequence ATGAATATACAAGCAAAACCATTTGAATTAGGGAAGAACAGGATCGAAGCGCTCAGCGACGGTATATTCGCAATCGTCATGACGCTCCTCGTATTCGAGCTCAAGACCTCCGACCTTCCCCGGCACGCCTCCAATATCCAGCTCGCTCCCGCGCTCTTCGAGATGTGGCCCATGTTCCTCTCTTACGTCGTAAGCTTCATCGGCCTCGGAATTTACTGGGTGGCGCATCACTACATGTATCATTCGATAAGACACTCTGACCGTACGCTCCTCTGGCTGAATATACTTTTCTTCATGTTCGTTTCGCTTCTCCCTTTCTCGACGAGCCTTATTAACTCGTTCGGTCAGACCCAGATAGCACCGCTGTTCTTCGGGGCCAACCTCACCCTCATAGGATGGACGCTCTATTTCCAGTGGGTCTATGCGAGCTCGAAGCCCGACCTTATGGCGGACTTCGTAACCCGCGAATATGCGGACTCCGTCCGTTTCAGATTCCTCATAATCCCCGTAATCGCGACTATAGCGATGCTCGTCTGTTTCTGGAGCGTCGAGATACTCCTCATTGTCTATGCTCTACTTCTTCCGTTTTATACTCTCACGGGGAAGCTGTCTCCGCAAGCCGCATCCAGATAA
- a CDS encoding DUF417 family protein, with product MIQRSGEIMLRYSVVLILIWIGAMKFTAYEAETIQPLIASNPVMSWMYGILSVRTVSNLLGTFEIVIALMIAMRPVSPRICTLGSALAACTFLTTLSFIFTLPGWEPALGGFPALSPAGGSLIKDLLFLGASVWSLGESLKETR from the coding sequence ATGATCCAGAGGTCGGGCGAGATTATGCTCCGGTATAGTGTCGTGCTCATCCTGATCTGGATCGGAGCGATGAAGTTCACTGCTTACGAAGCCGAAACCATTCAGCCGCTCATAGCGTCTAATCCGGTTATGAGCTGGATGTACGGAATACTTAGCGTCAGGACCGTATCGAATCTGCTGGGAACGTTCGAGATCGTCATAGCCCTTATGATTGCGATGAGGCCTGTTAGTCCGAGGATTTGCACTTTGGGCAGCGCACTCGCCGCCTGCACGTTCCTCACAACCTTATCGTTTATCTTCACGCTGCCCGGTTGGGAGCCCGCCCTCGGCGGCTTCCCCGCTCTTTCTCCGGCCGGCGGGTCGTTAATAAAAGACCTCCTTTTCCTGGGGGCTTCGGTATGGTCTTTAGGCGAATCGCTGAAGGAAACAAGATGA
- a CDS encoding sugar phosphate nucleotidyltransferase codes for MKARFNAPHKSNHRSGKVTSEGHRWGIILAGGDGTRLRSLTRIISGDERPKQFCHILGDESLLERTVRRVESGIPRSNILLSVTRTHEKFYGYLFDKFERSRFVDQPANLGTAPAILYSLLRIAKVDPDASVTFFPSDHYLSDDCIFMKQVETAFEGIERQPGMIVLLGITPSSAETEYGWIEPCQLSAEKMQSPLKRVKRFWEKPDKSRAAELFDKGCLWNSFVMTGKVSSFLEMIGRSVPALYRDFLRVSDTIGTPEESDAIDYIYERLTPANFSHRVLEVSTEDLLTLAVKDVEWSDLGEPGRVLSTLENIGIMTEWSHKKGNLTRKIA; via the coding sequence ATGAAAGCACGCTTCAATGCACCTCATAAATCCAATCATCGCAGCGGCAAAGTCACTTCCGAAGGCCATAGATGGGGCATTATTTTAGCAGGAGGCGACGGCACGAGGCTCCGCTCGCTGACGAGAATAATTTCGGGAGATGAAAGGCCGAAGCAATTCTGCCATATACTGGGAGACGAGTCGCTACTCGAAAGGACCGTGAGGCGCGTCGAGAGCGGGATTCCGCGGAGCAACATACTCCTCTCAGTCACACGGACGCACGAAAAGTTTTACGGCTACCTCTTCGATAAATTCGAGAGGAGCCGGTTCGTTGACCAGCCTGCCAACCTCGGCACCGCGCCCGCGATCCTGTACAGCCTTCTCCGGATCGCGAAGGTAGATCCCGATGCCTCGGTCACGTTCTTTCCCTCCGACCATTACCTGTCCGACGACTGTATTTTCATGAAACAGGTAGAGACCGCCTTCGAAGGCATTGAACGGCAGCCTGGAATGATCGTCCTCCTGGGGATCACGCCGAGCTCGGCTGAAACGGAATACGGCTGGATCGAGCCCTGTCAGCTGTCCGCCGAGAAAATGCAAAGCCCGCTCAAGCGGGTCAAGCGGTTCTGGGAAAAGCCCGATAAATCCAGAGCGGCAGAGCTGTTCGACAAAGGCTGCCTCTGGAACAGCTTCGTCATGACAGGAAAAGTGTCCTCTTTCCTGGAAATGATCGGGAGGTCGGTCCCGGCTCTTTATCGCGACTTCCTGAGAGTTTCCGACACGATAGGCACCCCCGAGGAGAGCGACGCAATAGATTACATCTATGAAAGACTAACCCCTGCGAATTTCTCGCATAGAGTACTCGAGGTATCGACTGAGGACCTCCTGACCCTAGCAGTAAAAGACGTCGAGTGGAGCGACCTGGGCGAGCCCGGACGCGTCCTTTCGACACTCGAGAACATCGGCATCATGACCGAATGGAGCCACAAGAAAGGGAACCTCACCCGTAAGATAGCGTAA